In Choristoneura fumiferana chromosome 21, NRCan_CFum_1, whole genome shotgun sequence, a single genomic region encodes these proteins:
- the LOC141439798 gene encoding uncharacterized protein gives MAYYNQNFYNRDFTFQNIPPPPVPPKFLVPPPITDQDFVKQFERNEAKVVKKMPSITQIKYKMRGLVLTLNDLKEKEKKLSEGIETLDDDQWDSVMKNMEENRSKIDETLLLLNDSCLESMRRALAKRTAKRLRLKRVKAERKREWEEMIKVRKENSRRIDEKLQKIKDDIYKVKMEEEAKLHADAVLREVHRRKHDARKCVTKLEALLRLRRARENTARGCGQAVPQADGDEFNSNVAKLISLWNTKLSSYLEEEQELRSKLKESQPVASQTEDIVQTLQQWRQFLFGDEPQVDFKGDVGRFLAVRAQWDQYISNEGSSLPTGWAVP, from the exons ATGGCTTATTATAATCAAAATTTTTATAACCGGGATTTTACATTCCAAAATATTCCACCACCGCCCGTACCCCCAAAGTTCCTTGTTCCACCACCAATCACTGACCAAGACTTTGTGAAACAGTTTGAGAGAAATGAAGCAaaagttgttaaaaaaatgcCCTCTATCacacaaattaaatacaaaatgcgGGGTTTAGTGCTAACTTTAAATGATTTAAAAGAAAAGGAGAAAAAGCTCAGTGAAGGAATTGAAACATTAGACGATGATCAGTGGGATTCTGTAATGAAAAATATGGAAGAAAATCGATCAAAGATAGATGAGACTTTGTTGCTGTTGAATGATTCATGCTTAGAAAGCATGAGGCGCGCCTTGGCCAAGAGGACTGCAAAACGGTTGAGATTAAAACGTGTGAAGGCTGAGAGAAAGAGAGAGTGGGAAGAGATGATTAAAGTGAGAAAGGAGAACTCTCGGAGGATAGACGAGAAACTGCAGAAGATTAAGGATgatatttataaagtaaaaatg GAAGAAGAAGCAAAGCTGCACGCTGACGCTGTGCTCCGCGAGGTTCACCGCCGCAAGCACGACGCCAGGAAGTGCGTCACCAAGCTGGAAGCCCTGCTGCggctgcggcgcgcgcgcgaGAACACGGCACGGGGCTGCGGACAGGCTGTGCCACAGGCGGACGGGGACGAGTTCAACAGCAATGTTG cAAAACTAATATCTCTCTGGAACACAAAACTCTCGAGCTACTTGGAAGAAGAGCAGGAGCTTCGAAGCAAACTGAAGGAGTCTCAGCCTGTGGCCAGCCAGACCGAGGATATTGTACAGACGCTGCAGCAGTGGAGGCAGTTCCTCTTTGGAGACGAACCCCAGGTTGATTTCAAAGGAGATGTCGGACGTTTTCTGGCTGTCAG GGCTCAATGGGACCAGTACATCAGCAACGAAGGGTCGTCACTACCCACCGGTTGGGCTGTACCATGA
- the Tbca gene encoding tubulin binding cofactor A, with protein sequence MADPRIRQIKIKTGVVKRIAKEKVVYQKEAEQQRKRIQKIKDEGQDEHNIRKQEEVLQESLMMVPDCERRLAKAFADLKNTLETEQDLKEHEDYLTAQQVLKDAECQLETAS encoded by the exons ATGGCAGATCCCAGGATTcgacaaattaaaataaaaacaggcgTCGTGAAGCGGATTGCCAAGGAGAAGGTGGTTTATCAGAAGGAGGCCGAACAACAAAGGAAAAGGATACAGAAGATAAAAGACGAGGGCCAGGACGAACATAACATTAGAAAGCAGGAGGAGGTTCTGCAGGAGTCTCTTATGATGGTCCCTGACTGCGAGAGACG aCTGGCAAAAGCATTTGCTGATCTCAAGAATACCCTAGAAACTGAGCAAGACCTTAAAGAGCACGAGGACTACCTGACAGCACAACAAGTCCTCAAAGACGCCGAGTGCCAGCTCGAGACGGCCTCCTAA